The sequence below is a genomic window from Nostoc flagelliforme CCNUN1.
GGATAGGGAAATGAGTTGTAAATCAGCGCTAGCGCTCCTGGGGGCATAAGAGACTTATCTGTAGCAATGGAACGTTCTGCTGTTACTGGCACATGAATACTACCAGTAGCTGGTCTACCGCTTGTTTCTTGGAAGAAAATAAATCGTTCCCACCGGGGCAGATAATTGTTCAACTCTTGGGGTTTTCCCCGGAAATAACTAATCAGACGTGGCATTGTCAATCCCGCTAGTGGAAGTTTGCCATCTTTCGCTAGTTCTTTGCCGATACTAGTCCAAGGATAATCAGTTCCACCTGCATAGCCAACTGATGTTGTTTTGCCATTAGTTAATTTAATTTGGGCAGAACCTTGGATATGTACCATGTATGCGTCTAAGCGATCGCGGAACCAAAGTAGTTCTAAACCGCGCAATTTGCTCTTATTCCCTTGTAAACCATCCTTCCCTTCCAAATTAATTCGTTTTGGGTGGGGTTTCGACCATTGACTGAAATCAGGTGGTAGCCGATAAAGAGGATATTTATATATTGCAGTTCTGACACGACTGGCGGTGTAAACAGGTTCGTAGTAAGCAGTGAACTTAACAGTACCCTTGCCATCGTTTCCCACAGACTGGTAAAAGACAAACTCTCGGCTGACAGCAGCTTGTAATTGCGCTGCTGACTTAGAACTGACAACCAGTTGGCGGAAACGTAGCAAACTCCGACGGACGCGATCAAGGGTAATTTCCTTCATCGGATAATTTTGATATGCTGCGATCGCCTCTTTCTTTGTTAGGTAAAACAGACTGTTATCAATGGAAGCCAACAGCGCGTTGCGATCACCTCCGGTGGGCGAAGCGCCAACGCCTACTTTACCCCTTTGACCCCAAATTTGCTCATCCCAACCTAAACAAGTCTTCTGGAGCGTACAATCGGTTCCGATAGCGATTGGTTTTAGGGGTGGCGTTATCTCAGGAGTAATTGGTACTGGTAGAGGTGGAAGATCAGGAGTTGTCGGTACTGGCAACGGCAGGAAGTTAGGAACCTGAGCAACAGCAGACCAGAAAGGGTTTAAAAGGGCAATTCCCAGACTTAAGGAAAGCAAAGCAAGGGTTTTTCTCATCATTTAGTTGAATCTTTCAACACTGGAACTAAAAATTGGTTCTACCCGGATTGCCACGACCCGAGAAGGGCGTACTACCATATATTCTCCTTGAATATTTTTGATCGGCACGCTAATAAAGTCATTAGAAGCAGACTTTGGCACAAGTTCGCCACTATACCACTTCTGAAACTCTTGAATAGTAGGAAAACGTACTTCTTCCCGATGACCGCTTTCCAGTAGAAGGTATACGGCATATTCATTTGCAGTTCTAGCCATAAAGTTGAATTATTTAAAAAACATTCAACCCATTGTTAACCACGTAACCCCCGAATGAAAAGGGTAAGCATACGGGAGGTTAGAAGCAAGGGGGCAAGGTGCAGGGGGACAAGGGGGACAAAAAGAATAACCAATGACCCATGCCCAATCCCCAATGACTCTTCACTCTAGACGCTTAATCCTTTAACCAGTTCCTTAAAAGTATAATTCTCAAAAAACCTTGAAATTTCAGCACTACTTACCCTGACAAGGTACGAAAGCCGGTAATTTCTAGAGTTTTGGGTTCGTTGCGAAAACGCTCTACAAGTTGAGTTTCAAAACTATCGGCTTTATCTGCTAAATTAGTTGGATTAAGTGTTGCATCTTTATAAAAAAAGTTTCTATATTCCGATTTTTACGAAAATTTTCAAAAACCTCTTTAGAGGAAAATGTTGGTATTACTTCAGGCATGAACGTTGGGTTAGTATCTAGTCTAGGTTCCAATAGGGGAACTATACTATTTTGTGTATAGTTTCTAACTGCGTTCACCATTTGCATGAGAATCTCTGCTTGGGAAGCCACTTCATTTTGCGCCCTTCCCTGAAGTACACTGGATAAGGCAACACCACTACCCAAAATACTGATTATGAACACTAATATTAAAAGTAAGTTAAATTTAGCACATATTTTTAAGTTTTTTAACGTAAT
It includes:
- the mltA gene encoding murein transglycosylase A produces the protein MRKTLALLSLSLGIALLNPFWSAVAQVPNFLPLPVPTTPDLPPLPVPITPEITPPLKPIAIGTDCTLQKTCLGWDEQIWGQRGKVGVGASPTGGDRNALLASIDNSLFYLTKKEAIAAYQNYPMKEITLDRVRRSLLRFRQLVVSSKSAAQLQAAVSREFVFYQSVGNDGKGTVKFTAYYEPVYTASRVRTAIYKYPLYRLPPDFSQWSKPHPKRINLEGKDGLQGNKSKLRGLELLWFRDRLDAYMVHIQGSAQIKLTNGKTTSVGYAGGTDYPWTSIGKELAKDGKLPLAGLTMPRLISYFRGKPQELNNYLPRWERFIFFQETSGRPATGSIHVPVTAERSIATDKSLMPPGALALIYNSFPYPASGGKLERRTVSRFVLDQDTGSAIKGPGRVDYFMGSGKLAGDRAGVTGGNGSLYYLLLKE